From Diceros bicornis minor isolate mBicDic1 chromosome 16, mDicBic1.mat.cur, whole genome shotgun sequence, one genomic window encodes:
- the SERPINB7 gene encoding serpin B7 isoform X2: MASLAAANAEFCFNLFREMDNNQGTGNVFFSSLSIFTALAMVRLGARGDCASQMDKPGLQSQLKRVLTDINTSHKGYELSIANGLFAEKVFDFHGNYIDHAERLYNAKVERVDFTNDIEHTRYKINKWIENETHGKIKDTFRGGSISSSAVMVLVNAVYFKGKWESAFSKNDTRNCPFKSPKCPGKTVAMMHQDGKFNLSVIQDPSMKVLELRYHGGIRMYIMLPESDLSQIENNLTFQNLMDWTSPRKMSSQYVEVFLPRFKIEKNYEIKRYLRALGLKDSFDQSRADLSGIAAGGRLYVSKLMHKSYIEVTEEGTEATAATGSNIVEKQLPESTVFRADHPFLFVIRKEDIILFSGKVSCP, translated from the exons ATGGCTTCCCTTGCTGCAGCAAATGCAGAATTTTGCTTCAACCTGTTCAGAGAGATGGATAACAATCAAGGAACTGGAAATGTGTTCTTCTCCTCTCTGAGCATCTTCACTGCCTTGGCCATGGTCCGTTTGGGTGCACGAGGCGACTGTGCTTCTCAGATGGATAAG ccagGACTCCAATCTCAACTGAAAAGAGTTCTCACCGATATAAACACATCTCACAAGGGTTATGAGCTCAGCATTGCCAATGGTCTTTTTGCGGAAAAAGTGTTTGACTTTCATGGG aacTATATTGACCATGCTGAAAGACTATACAATGCCAAAGTGGAACGGGTTGACTTCACAAATGATATAGAACATACCagatataaaattaacaaatggaTTGAAAATGAGACACATG gcaAAATCAAGGACACCTTTCGTGGAGGCAGCATAAGCTCCTCTGCTGTAATGGTGCTGGTGAATGCTGTATACTTCAAAGGCAAGTGGGAGTCGGCCTTCTCCAAGAATGACACTCGAAATTGCCCTTTCAAGTCTCCCAAG TGTCCTGGAAAAACAGTCGCCATGATGCATCAAGACGGGAAGTTCAATTTGTCTGTCATTCAGGACCCATCTATGAAGGTTCTTGAACTTAGATATCATGGTGGCATAAGGATGTACATAATGCTCCCTGAGAGTGACCTATCCCAA ATTGAAAACAACCTGACCTTTCAGAATCTGATGGACTGGACCAGTCCAAGAAAAATGAGCTCTCAGTATGTTGAGGTGTTTCTTCCTCGGTTCAAGATAGAGAAGAATTATGAAATCAAACGGTATTTAAGAGCCCTAGGGCTGAAAGATAGCTTTGATCAGTCCAGAGCTGATCTCTCTGGTATAGCTGCAGGAGGCCGTCTGTATGTATCAAAACTGATGCATAAGTCCTACATAGAGGTTACCGAGGAGGGCACAGAGGCCACGGCTGCCACAGGAAGCAACATCGTAGAAAAGCAACTTCCCGAGTCTACGGTGTTCAGAGCTGATCATCCATTCCTATTTGTCATCAGGAAGGAGGACATCATCTTGTTTAGTGGCAAAGTCTCTTGCCCTTGA
- the SERPINB7 gene encoding serpin B7 isoform X1, whose amino-acid sequence MASLAAANAEFCFNLFREMDNNQGTGNVFFSSLSIFTALAMVRLGARGDCASQMDKVLHLNTVSGHGDSSNTQPGLQSQLKRVLTDINTSHKGYELSIANGLFAEKVFDFHGNYIDHAERLYNAKVERVDFTNDIEHTRYKINKWIENETHGKIKDTFRGGSISSSAVMVLVNAVYFKGKWESAFSKNDTRNCPFKSPKCPGKTVAMMHQDGKFNLSVIQDPSMKVLELRYHGGIRMYIMLPESDLSQIENNLTFQNLMDWTSPRKMSSQYVEVFLPRFKIEKNYEIKRYLRALGLKDSFDQSRADLSGIAAGGRLYVSKLMHKSYIEVTEEGTEATAATGSNIVEKQLPESTVFRADHPFLFVIRKEDIILFSGKVSCP is encoded by the exons ATGGCTTCCCTTGCTGCAGCAAATGCAGAATTTTGCTTCAACCTGTTCAGAGAGATGGATAACAATCAAGGAACTGGAAATGTGTTCTTCTCCTCTCTGAGCATCTTCACTGCCTTGGCCATGGTCCGTTTGGGTGCACGAGGCGACTGTGCTTCTCAGATGGATAAG GTGCTTCACTTGAATACCGTCTCAGGACATGGAGACTCTTCCAATACTCAG ccagGACTCCAATCTCAACTGAAAAGAGTTCTCACCGATATAAACACATCTCACAAGGGTTATGAGCTCAGCATTGCCAATGGTCTTTTTGCGGAAAAAGTGTTTGACTTTCATGGG aacTATATTGACCATGCTGAAAGACTATACAATGCCAAAGTGGAACGGGTTGACTTCACAAATGATATAGAACATACCagatataaaattaacaaatggaTTGAAAATGAGACACATG gcaAAATCAAGGACACCTTTCGTGGAGGCAGCATAAGCTCCTCTGCTGTAATGGTGCTGGTGAATGCTGTATACTTCAAAGGCAAGTGGGAGTCGGCCTTCTCCAAGAATGACACTCGAAATTGCCCTTTCAAGTCTCCCAAG TGTCCTGGAAAAACAGTCGCCATGATGCATCAAGACGGGAAGTTCAATTTGTCTGTCATTCAGGACCCATCTATGAAGGTTCTTGAACTTAGATATCATGGTGGCATAAGGATGTACATAATGCTCCCTGAGAGTGACCTATCCCAA ATTGAAAACAACCTGACCTTTCAGAATCTGATGGACTGGACCAGTCCAAGAAAAATGAGCTCTCAGTATGTTGAGGTGTTTCTTCCTCGGTTCAAGATAGAGAAGAATTATGAAATCAAACGGTATTTAAGAGCCCTAGGGCTGAAAGATAGCTTTGATCAGTCCAGAGCTGATCTCTCTGGTATAGCTGCAGGAGGCCGTCTGTATGTATCAAAACTGATGCATAAGTCCTACATAGAGGTTACCGAGGAGGGCACAGAGGCCACGGCTGCCACAGGAAGCAACATCGTAGAAAAGCAACTTCCCGAGTCTACGGTGTTCAGAGCTGATCATCCATTCCTATTTGTCATCAGGAAGGAGGACATCATCTTGTTTAGTGGCAAAGTCTCTTGCCCTTGA